Sequence from the Sphingobium indicum B90A genome:
GCGGCTATGGCGCCCGCCGGGTCGCGGAAACCCTGCGCGCCGACGGCATAGCGGAGGCCGACCGGGAGGAAGCCCAAGCCCAGACGGAAAGGGAAAGCTGGTCCTCCGCCGACCGCTTCGCCCGCCGCAAGCGCATCGGCCCCTATGCGCTGGAACGGCCAGACCCGAAGCAGCGCGAGAAATGGATCGCCGCCTTCCTGCGCGCCGGCCATGATTACGCCACCGCCCGCCGCTGGACCGACGCCGCGCCGGGCGAGGTGCCGGAAGCGGAGGGATGAAGGGCAGGAGCCGGGCCAAAAGGCGCGGCGTGCTCCTGCGAAGGCAGGAGCCCAGTTCGGAGGTTGCATAAAGACGGTGAGGACGGACTGGGCTCCTGCCTTCGCAGGAGCACGCTGTTTTTCATCGTGAAGCTGCGATACGCCATAATCATGAAATGCCTCCCCCTCATCCTCGCGACCCTCCTTACTGCCTGCTCACAAGGCGCTCCCAAAGCCGAAAACACCACCAACCCCGCCGCTGCCCGCCAAACCACCCTCCCCCTCACCATCCGCACCGCCAAAGCCACCCACCGCTTCACCGTGGAGGTCGCCCTGACCGAAAAGCAGCAGGAGCAGGGCCTGATGTTCCGCAAGTTGCTCGCCCCCGACGGCGGCATGCTGTTCCCGATGGACCCGCCGCGCACCGCCAGCTTCTGGATGAAGAACACGCTGATCCCGCTCGACATGCTGTTCATCCACACCGACGGCAGCATCGCTTTCCTCAAGGCCAGTGCTGCGCCCTATTCCCGCGAGCCCGTCTCGGCCGGCATTCCGGTGGCCGCCGTCCTCGAACTGCGCGGCGGCCGGGCGGCGGAACTGGGCATCGGGGAGGGCGACCATGTGCAATGGGGCGACTGCACCGCCTCTGCGCCCGCAAGCCCCCTCAATTTCTGCCCCGGCTGACCAGAACCGCCTTGCCAAGCGCCGGGCGCAGCGGCTAAGCGCTTCGCCCATGGGAATCCTTGGCAAGATCTTCACCTGGTGGGATGGCGCGACCATCGGCACCTCGCTCCATACCTCCCGCAAGGGCACGAAGGTGGGCGAGGATCATCAGGGCAATGTCTATTATGAGGGCGGCACCGACCCCAATGGCCTGACCCGCCGCTGGGTCATCTACAATGGCGCCAACGACGCCAGCCGCGTGCCCGCCGAATGGCATGGCTGGCTGCACCATTCGATAGAGGGCGCGCCGGAAAGCTTCCTGCCGCCGCCCCGCATCTGGGAAAAGGATTTCACCCCCAACGCCACCGGCACGGCCCAGGCCTATCGCCCCACGGGCGCGCTGGAAAAGGGTGGCCTGCGCCAGAAGGCGACCGGCGATTATGAGGCGTGGAGCCCCGACGCATCATGACGCGGCGCCCGGCGGGACGTTTCCTGCCGATCCTCGGCTGCGCGCTGGTCCTGGCCGGTTGCGGCGGCGACGACCTG
This genomic interval carries:
- a CDS encoding regulatory protein RecX, whose translation is MADKRLPPPLDEEALRELALRYVGRFATSRAKLLAYLNRKVKERGWGGEGPADPQALVDRLSELRYVDDAGYAVMKSGALSRRGYGARRVAETLRADGIAEADREEAQAQTERESWSSADRFARRKRIGPYALERPDPKQREKWIAAFLRAGHDYATARRWTDAAPGEVPEAEG
- a CDS encoding DUF192 domain-containing protein; its protein translation is MKCLPLILATLLTACSQGAPKAENTTNPAAARQTTLPLTIRTAKATHRFTVEVALTEKQQEQGLMFRKLLAPDGGMLFPMDPPRTASFWMKNTLIPLDMLFIHTDGSIAFLKASAAPYSREPVSAGIPVAAVLELRGGRAAELGIGEGDHVQWGDCTASAPASPLNFCPG
- a CDS encoding NADH:ubiquinone oxidoreductase subunit NDUFA12: MGILGKIFTWWDGATIGTSLHTSRKGTKVGEDHQGNVYYEGGTDPNGLTRRWVIYNGANDASRVPAEWHGWLHHSIEGAPESFLPPPRIWEKDFTPNATGTAQAYRPTGALEKGGLRQKATGDYEAWSPDAS